ACAAACTGCAAAACCACCCCTATTGCTGCTAACATTGCTACACTTACCATTTTTTGTACCTTGTTGTTTCGCATATGAAATCCTCCTGTTAAGGACCCATCTTCAAACGAACTTTTCTAAATTGATTCTTTTCAGTGATTACTCTTGATTTGCTGTGAAATCTTGCTTGATCAAACAATTAGACTGCTATAACAAACTACTATTGAGGTAAAACAGTATTTAGTTATAAAAAGAATTCACTCATATTTAGTTTTTGATTAAGTATATGGTATTTCCGTACGAAAGTGACTTCTATCACTTCGTTCGCCAAGCGCTGTTCATCATCTACGCTGCCCCTTGGCCAATCGTTGGCCTTCAATTCTTAGAGACTTAGCTCTTAGTGATTCACAGCAATTCACAACAAAAACTCTATTTTCCAGCAGGGAAAATAGAGTAGAGTTATCTTATCTGAAAAATGCCAATTCAAATAAGCCCTATCTTCTTTATCCAGACTTTACTGTCGGTATTGGAATTTCACCAATTCAGCCACTTCAAATGAAGTAGGTCGTGGACTATAACCACCGGTCGGGAATTGCACCCTGCCCCTGAAGACGAACCTTTATTAAATTTTTGTACAATTACAGTATACAACCTTTTTAGAAAAAAGCAATATTTATGTTCAATAGGTCACATATTTAGTTGACTATGAAGAATGGTCACTATGAAAAATGAGCCCGAACTACACTCAGTTCAGACCCCTCCTTCTAAAAAAATTATTTTGATTGATTCATTAAGACACTAATTTCTTTTTTATTTAAATTACGGTATTCACCTGGACGTAGTCCTTTTAAGGTCAAATCTCCATACTTTTCTCTTTTTAATTTCTGTACTGGGTATCCGACTGCTTGAAGCATTTTTTTAACTTGATGATTGCGACCTTCATGAATGGTTAATTCTACTATGCTAGTATTTGTCTTTAGGTCAACAGATATAATCTCAAAAGCGGCAGGAGCCGTTTTGTACCCTTCGATTTTAATCCCTTTTGTTAATGGAAGCAGATCATGTTTTTTGGCTAGGCCTTTTACTTTCGCCACATACACTTTGTCGATTTCATGGCTTGGATGAGTTAATTTTTGAGAAAATTCTCCATCATTTGTTAATAACAATAAACCTGAAGTATCGTAATCTAATCTCCCTACAGGGTAAATACGCTCTTTAATGTGCGAGAAAAAATCAGTGACAACTTTTCTACCTTTATCATCGGAAACAGCAGAAATTACCCCTTTTGGTTTGTAGAACAGATAATAACCATATTCTTCTTTATAAATCGGTACATCATCCACTTCTACCTTGTCGTTTTTACCGACTTGAGTTCCTAGTTCTCGAATGATTTTTCCATTTACTTTGACACGTCCATTAACGATATATTCTTCTGCTTTTCTGCGAGATGCAATCCCTGCATGCGCGATTACTTTTTGAAGTCTTTCCATTTAGTTTTCTTCCTCCGATTCGTTTATCTCCGTTGTTGCTTCTTCTTCATTTAACTCTTTGTAACGATCGAAAAAGAGGTCTAAAGGTAACTCTTCTGCGATTTCTTCTTCCATTTGTTGGATATCCGGTAGCTCTTCTAGAGATCTTAAACCAAAATAATCCATGAAATAAGCAGTGGTTCCATATAAAATAGCTCGACCAGGACCGTCGACTCGGCCTTTTTCTTCAATCAACTGACGAGCAACTAATTTTTGCATTGAACCTGCTGACTGTACACCTCTAATTTCATCTACTTCTACCCTTGAAATAGGCTGTTTATACGCAACGATCGATAATGTCTCGAGAGCTGCTTGAGACAAAGAATTCGAAATAGGCGATTGTGCATATTTTTTTAATAAAGGCGCAAAAGCCTTCTTAGTTGATAGAATAAAATGATTTCCGACTTCTAGGATATTTAAAGCTGCGTCTTTATCTGATTCATAGCGTTCTTTTAAAGCGGTCAGCGCTTCGTATGTTTTAGCAGTAGAAAGCCCCAATAAATAGGATAATTCTTCTAAACCAATTCCTTCTTCCCCAACAACAAATAGAATCGCTTCGACTTGACTAACTGTGGTCACATTGTTTCCTCCGTACTTGATTCAATCTCTTCAGAGGTATTATATAGTAAAATAGTACTATAATTGTCCTCTTGTTCTACATGAACAATCCCTTTTTTCATTAATTCCAACAAAGCCATAAAGGTAGTAACTACTTCTTGTTTAGAATATGAGGCGAAAAAGGATTCAAAATTGACCGGTGTATCCCGATCAATTTGGCACATTTTTTGAGTGATGGTCGCAATTTTTTCTTCAATTGATACATCATCTCCAGCGACAGTCGTTTCCACTGGCTGTCGACTTTTTTTCTTTTCCAACATTGCGTGGAAAGCTAAAAACAAATCAATCGTGTTCAGTTGATTTGGTGCTAACAAAGGATTGTCTTCTTTATATTCATCAACATCCATCGGTTCTTTCGTATAATAGAGGCTTCTTTCTGATTCCTTTTCATGCAAAAGACCTGCTGCATATTTAAATTTACGATACTCCAATAATTGAGCAACCAAAGCATCCCGTGGATCTTCACCATCAAGGATTTCATCATCTTCAGTCAGTTCCAATTCTTGTTTAGGCAAAAGCATCTTACTTTTGATTGCCATCAATGTCGCTGCCATCACCAAATATTCTCCAGCAATTTCTAATTCCAACGTCTTCATTGTATGGATATAGTTCATATACTGTTCCGTTACTGCAGCAATTGGAATATCATAAATATCGATTTCCAATTTTTGGATTAAATGTAATAAAAGATCTAACGGTCCTTCAAATACATCCAATTTCACATTAATTTCCTGCAAGATCATCCAACTTTCTTTTTCAGCTCTTTAGTTTACCATAAAATTCAAGCGTTGTGTTCTTTCCACTTAGATAAATAAGCAGATGTGGCTAATGTTCCATAAATTTTCATTTCAGGATAAAGCTCTACCATTTCATTTAGTAAGTCAAACCCTAACTTTTCACCTCTAAAAGAAGGATTGATTGATATATCATGTAAAATCATCGCATCAGATGTTTCTATCTCGATTCCGACAATCCCTTGAATATTTTGTTCTCCATCTGGTATCCAAAAAAGTAAGTGCAGATTCTCGTCAGTTTCATACATATCAATTTCTTTTAGTAGGGAATGATATTCAGTTAGTTTTTGGTGAAAACTTAATAGTCCCATCGCAATTTTCCGTTGCTCTTTTCGATAATAAGTTAACATGATTTTCACCTTCTTTCCTTTTTTAATTAGTTAAGCTCGTGGAAAATGTTGTTTGTAAACATCGGCCATTCTTTGTTTGGTAATATGGGTATAAATTTGCGTCGTAGAAATATCTGCATGACCTAAAAGTTCTTGGACAATTCTTAGATCTGCTCCATTCTCTAATAAATGCGTTGCAAAACTATGCCGTAATGTATGCGGAGTAATGTTTTTATTGATCCCAGCTTCTTGTACAATTTGTTTTAGATTTTTCCAAACTCCTTGGCGTGATAATGGTTTCCCATGATGATTTACAAATAAGTGTGTTTCATTTTGGTTTTTTTTGATTAAAGTCGGCCGAGCTTCTTCTAGATATTTTTCAATCCATTGAATCGCATAATCCCCCAAAGGAATAATTCTCTCTTTATCGCCTTTACCAATAGTCTGCAATAAACCAATCGATAAGTGTAGATCGCCGATTTTTAGATCTACTAACTCAGTCACTCGCAATCCAGTTGCGTACATGACCTCTAAAATCGTTCGATTTCTTATCCCTAAAGGTTTCGTTGTATCTGGTGTTTCTATCAATGAAGTAACTTCCTCAACTGATAATGTGCTAGGAAGTTTTTGTGCTTTTTTAGGTGAATCGATATGTTGCATTGGATCATGATCTGTGAATCGTTCTTGTCTTAAAAACTGATGAAAGCCTCTTAAACTTGAAATCATTCGAATGATCGTTGCAGAGGAGTTGTTCTCATTATGCAGCGTTTGTAAATATTCCATAATTATGTAACGGTCGATCAACTGCCATTTCTCTACCTTTTGATCTTGTAGAAACACTAAATACTTATGTAAGTCGCGTTCATAGCTTTTTCTTGTATTCAGAGAAAGTCCTCGTTCTATTTGTAAGTAATGCAGATAGTCAATAATTTGTTCTTCCATCTATTTTACCTCATTTCTTTTTATTATCATATCAAAGAATTCTAGCAGATGTATAGTAAAATTAGTAAGGATAATTTTTTTATGACATTTATATAACCAAATGACGTTTTTCTACTTCAAAAAATCGTCACCAATTTTTTCAAACTGGATGACGATAATCATTAATCTACATATTTTGTTAAAAAACTTTCAACTTTCGCCTTGTACGCTTTAGGGTCAACTGTGTAAGCTTTAGCATGTCCAGCACCTGACACCACGAATTTTTCTTTTGGTACATCTGTTGCATTATATACTTCATCCAACATTTCAAATGGCACAAATTTATCTGCATCACCGTGGATAAACAACATTGGTACTTTATTTTTCTTCAATTGTGCAACTGAACTTGCTTCACCAAAGAAATAACCAGCACGAATTTTGGTGATCAAACTTGTTACTGGAACTAATGGGAACGCTGGTAAATTAAACATATCTTTTAATTGATAGGCTAATTCTTCATTTACCGTGGAATAACCACAATCTTCAACGATTGCTTTAACATTTTTCGGTAAATTTTCCCCACTGGTCATCATGACTGTAGCTCCACCCATACTAATGCCGTATAAAGTGATTTGAGCATCCTTGCCATTTTCAGCGATCATTTTATCGATCCACTGAAGATAATCTTTTCGCTCTGGCCAGCCAAAACCAATATAATCCCCTTCACTTTCACCATGACCTCGAGCATCCGGCACTAAAACATTATAGCCCCAGTCATGATACATTTTAGCAAAACTAGCCATTGTCTCAGCACTTCCCATGTAACCATGCGCCATGATAACATTTTTATCTGTTTTCCCCTCAGCAGGTAAATAAATTGCTTTTAACTTTAAACCATCTTTAGAAGTCAGTTCCCAGTATGAACGGCTCTTTTCATCTTTAAACCATTTTTCTTCTGGCGTTTTTACCTCGACATCTGTCCCTGGTGTATCTCCAGCTAGAAAATCCTTCTCTGATGGAACAACAGCATAATTATAGAAATACATCCCAGCTCCTGTTAGTACGATTACAACTAAAACGACTATAACAATCAAAATTTTTACTATGCGATTCATTCGATTACTCCCCATTAAACGTATCATTCACAACACTGTCTTTTTCTTAGAATAAAAACCAAATGATACTAATTTTTTCAAATTCTTAAATAGTATAATGTTTTATTGGCGTTTTCGCAATATTAATCACAGATCATGATATTTTTTTCATTTTGGTAATCAGCAAAAATCATTTCAAAATTATCGATGATGTTTCGTTGTTTAGAAAGTTTAAGTAAATAAATTTCTGGTAGCGAAAAATAACCAACGTCATTTGTCTCAATTCCTGTTTTTAATTCCCCATCCTCAGCGACACAGTGAATAAAAAACTTATAGACATAAGTCAATGAAGGTGGAAAATCATGTTTTGACATGTCTATCACAGCAATCAAACGCTTAGCTGTAACGGGTATTCCGGCTTCTTCCATCGTTTCTTTTTCAGCAATTTCTTTTGGTGAATAGCCAATATCTGCCCAACCTCCAGGCAAAGACCAACAATGATCACTTTTTTCTTTTACTAGCAATAATTTCCCTTCTTGATTAAAAATGACTGCTCGAATATCAACTTTCGGCGTTGCATAGCCTTCATCTTTATCAACAAGAATCGTTAACTCTTTATCAGATAAACTAGGGTAAAGTGTTTCCATTAACTTTTTTGTTACTTTAGAAAGCTCTTCATAACGCTCTCGATCAAAAATATCTTTCCCATATTTTTTTCCCGTTTGAGCAATCCCTTGAAGTTTAGCTAATAAAATACTTAGTTCTTTTTCCATGAATTTCACCTCGTTACTTTCTATTTTATCGAAATCCCCCTCGTGTTAAACCCATTTATGAAGAATCTTAATAAAAAAATGAGATCAAACAAAAGTTGTACGTTACTTTCGTCTGATCTCTTCTCTATTTTATTATTTATTTTCAATTAATTTAAAGCTAGACCATGGTTTTAAGAAATCTAATAAGAATAACTCATCTTCAGAAATACGTCCAACAACATTGACACGTCCGTCATTTTTCATTTCTTTCAATGCGATTTGTGTTTCACCTTTATATTGACCATACCCAACATTATCGATCAAGACATCACCTTTTGTCATATCTTTCGTGTTATGAGCTGGAAACGCACGATCTTTAAAATGAATCCGTGTCATAGTAGAGCGTAAAATATATTCGGAGCGATCTCCGCGATAGCTGTGAAGACTTGTAAACAGTACTTCTCTCTCATCATCCGAAATATCTTTTGCTACATCAACTTTGACAGAAGGATATTCTGCATTAAATGCATCCGCCATTGCTTTAAGTTCTGCTTCTGATGCATAGGCATTTCCGACCAAAATATCGTCGATCAAACCTGTTAATACTAAATGTTTTACTTGTGTAGCGATTTCTAAATCACGATGATCTTCCAAAGAACATAATCCATCTTGCGTTGGCCACGGACCAAATGTTGCGTCATGTGAGTTCACAAATGCCATCGTATTTAAATTATATTTTCTGAATTTTTCAGAACAAAAAACAAAATGATCATACCCCAAACCAGAATAACGATGTGGATAGAAATTATGTGATCCTAACAAATTATCTGTATTTGGTGAGTAGCTCATAATATTGTCTACATAACTCGTTCCGGTACTCATATTAATTTCGATTTTGATGCCATAAGGATTACGCGTCATTTTCGCTTCTTCAGCCCCCGTAAACCCAACATCTAAGCGCACACCATAAGCACCCATCTCGTCGAAAAATGATAAATCATCATAAGAAATTTCTAATTGTTCAAATAAGGCAGGATTAATGTCAACCATAACTTCCATTCCAAGACTGTTAGCATAATCAACGACTTTTTTAAACTCTCCTAATACCTTTTCTTTGTCTTCTGTGATTTGAAGTAAACTTGTAAAAACGCGTTTAAATCCATATTTATGTGCTAAGTCTAGATAAGCTTTGTCCTTTTCAAATGTTGAACGTTCTGGATAAATAGAAATACCTAATTTTCCCATTATTACTGCCTCCTAAGATTTGTATTGATTATAATGTATCCATTTTCATTATAGCAGAATAAAAAAAAGTGGTCTACACCTTTTGGAAATCTTAAAAAAATTCCATTTTGACTAGCGGTTCTAAAGAGGATTTGTTATGATGAGATGTAAACCTATTTTTGAAAGGAAGACTTAACTTTATGAAAACAAAAAAATTCATTGTTGCGACAACACTTTTAACATCATTAGTATTATTCGCAGCTTGTGGACCTAAAAATGAGAAAAAAACGGCAGATTCTTCTGCTACTTCTTCAAGTGAAACTAAAACATCTGAATCCGTTGATTTAAATTCACTAGAATTACCTCAATTATCAGATACGGTCAGCGAAGATGAAGATTTGGTAGAAATGGTCACAACAGAAGGATCAATCGAAATCAAATTATTTCCAAAACAAGCTCCAAAAACAGTTGAAAACTTCATAACACATGCAAAAAATGGTTATTACGATAATGTTATTTTCCATCGTGTTATTGAGAACTTTATGATTCAAGGCGGCGATCCTAAAGGTGACGGCACTGGCGGAGAAAGCATTTGGAATGGTTCTTTTGATGATGAAATCTCTAATCAGCTTTATAACATCCGCGGAGCATTATCAATGGCCAATGCTGGTAAAGATGAAAAAGGAAATGGTACGAATGGTAGTCAATTCTTTATCGTTCAAAATACGGATGATATGTCGGACGGCTTACTAAAAGATGATAAACCAGAAAAAATCATCGATGCATACAAAAAAGGTGGCACACCTCACTTAGATGGTAAGCACACTGTTTTTGGTCAAGTAACGAAAGGTATGGATGTTGTAGATAAAATTGCTGCTGCTGAAACTGGTGAACAGGACAAACCAAAGAAAGATATCCGAATCGAAAAAATAAACATTTTACAAGAAGCGAAAAAATAAATAAAAAAAGAATGGCGTCTCATTGCCATTCTTTTTTTATTTAGATGGGAGCCTAAATATGAAAAAAATCATGATTGCTGGACCTGTTGGGAGCGGAAAGACAACTTTTGCCAAAAAATTATCCGCTAAGAAAAAGATTCCTTATTATGAATTGGACAATCTGATTTGGAATCGTCAACCTTCTGGAGATATACCATACTCTGAAGAAGAATCTACACATCAACTACAAGCTATTTTAGCAAAAGAAACTTGGATCATTGAAGGTACCACAACTAAAAACTGGATCAAACTCGCAGTAAATGATGCAGACATCATCTTAGTATTGCTGCCCCCTTACCCTATTCGCCTTTATCGTATTTTTAGTCGTTTCATCAAGCAAATCACTAATCAAGAAACCGCTAATTATAAACCAACTTTCCAATTACTGAAAATGATGTTTATTTGGAATCATCATTATGAAAAAAAGAATATATTTGAACTACAAAAAATAGCAGGCTCCATAAACAAAAAACTAACGATACTGAAAACCCGTCATGCTGATTTTTTTCCATAATGAAGGTTGATGTCAGCGAAATTGTGAAAAAAACTCTTTCCATATCCTCATTTAGTAACAAATTACTATTCAATTTAAGTTTAAAATGGTACTGTTGATAAAAGAGGTGAAAGCGAATGACGTTTAATCCACAGATCGAAACGCTCATACTTGAGGCTTCCAATAGGAAATCTCCTCATTTTGTAGCAAACGTGATCAATTTCCAGCAATTTGACCAAGAAGACGTAAAAGACACTGCACAAAAATTGATCGAAGATGGACAGATTCAAGCAACTCTCCATTTTCATTATAACGATTTATGTACAATTGACTTTATACCTCAGGCTGTTTGAACAAATTGATTACTCCAAAAAAGACTGCTGAATACATACTCTATACTACCTTGGAACAAAAGTAATTGTTTTTCTTTTGTTTAACTCACATTAGTTAGATTATGTTATTGTTGCAGTCTTTTTTATTATTGTATCTTTTGTTCAATATCTTCGAATGCTGTCATCAATTGTGCTCTTGTCTGGTTCACTATTCCTGAAATACTCAATGAAGCCATGCCAATAGTAACGATCAATAAATTCATGTGTAACTTCTTAAGTTTTTCATTAGAAAACGTTGCATAATATTTATCTTCTTTAATAGAATGTTGAAATGAGTCAAAGGATAATTGTTGTAATTCTTGTCCATATGAATGTTGCTCTATGTATAACGATATATACAATTTACTATTTGTTTTAGCAAAATCAAGGTAATTTAATCCAAAATTTACTACATTATTTGACGTTTGTTTTTTAGAGAAAAATTCAGTTTCTAAAATATCATACGTTGTTTTTAACAAAGTCAACTTCAACTCTTCCATATTTTTAAATTCAAGATAGATGGGTTGAGTTGAAATCCCCATATACTCAGCCACATTTCTTGCTGTTATAGATGAAAAACCTTTTTCTGCTAATAGTTCTCTTGCCGCTACTAAAATATGTTGTTTTTTATAAACTTTTTTCCTAACCAAAAAAATCCCTCCTCCAGATATAAAAGTTGAACTAGCTCGAATAGCGTTCAATGTAAAATAGGAAAAATTAAAGATGATCTTTTTAGTGTTTTCCATTTTTCTATTCTCCGTTAAACTCTCTCATATAACTAGATAACTATTTTCTATTTATCATTATTTATTTTTTTAATGTTTATTCTTTTATTTTACACTCTTTTGGCAGCTCATTTTCTCAATAATTATAGTTATATCCAAAAAACGTGATAATTTACTCGACTTTCCTAAAATATGATTGACCGATGAATGTTTTACAAGCTATAGTTAAGTTATTGACAGACAATGGAGGTATTTTTTATGGCTAAAGAAAACAGCCAAGCACTTTTTTTACATACTGATAAAACAAATTTGGATAAGACGCATAAAAATAAACACTATTATCTTTTAATTGGGTATTGCTTCATCTTAATCATTATTGGTCTTTTTAGTGAACCTATCACTCTTTTATGGGCAGGAATGGCGCGTATTTTAACCTCTCCCAGTAATCTATTAACTGATTATATTGAACTTGGTACTTTCGGCAGTGCTTTTGTTAATAGCGGCTTACTTACCTTAATCAGTGTACTGCTCGCTAAAAAAGAAAAAATCCCCATCAACGGTCCTATGATCGCAGCTTTGTTTACCGTATCAGGTTGCTCCTTTTTTGGAAAAAATTTATATAATTCAATTCCAATTATTATTGGTGGACTCTGCTATGCAAAAATTGTAAAAAAACCTTTTTCACAATTTATTGTTGTTAGCTTATTTGGTAGTGCTCTTTCTCCGATCATCAGCTACCTTACATTTGGAATTTCCTTACCATTACAGTTCTCAATCCCTTTAGGATGCTTAGTGGGTATTTTCATCGGGTTGATTTTACCTCCTTTAGCTTCTCACATACTTACCTTTCATCAAGGCTTTTCTTTATATAATGTCGGTTTTACTTCTGGACTTATTGCTATGATGTTTACAGGTATTTTGAGGATGTTTGGCTGGAAGATTGAAGGAAAAAATTTAGTTTCAACTGAATATCATACTAAACTTCTATTTTTTCTATTATTTTTATTTTTTATGATGTTTTTAGTTGGATTCATAGTCAATCATTTTTCTTTGAAAGGGCTAAAAGCAATCAGTAAAACATCTGGGAAATTGATTACTGATTTTATTTCTATTTCAGGCGTCGGTGCCACGATGATGAATATGTCTCTAATGGGATTATTATTGGTCGGATACACTCAAGTTAGTCACTCTACACTTAACGGACCGATTGTTGGTGCAATTTTATCTGCGGTTGGTTTTAGCGCTTTTGGTAACCATATTCTGAATAGTTTACCTTTGCTCATCAGCGTTTTTTTGACTGCACAGCTCTCTTCGGTTTTTGAAGTAAATCAAACGACTGTGGTTCTTGCGGGTATTTTCGGTACTGGTTTAGCACCGATTGCAGGATATTATGGCATTACTTTTGGCTTGATTGCAGGATTTTTACATATGTCCTTAGTTACAAATGTCAGCTACCTCCATGGCGGATTGAATCTTTATAATAATGGGTTTTCTACTGGTTTTGTTGCGGCTGTCATGGTACCATTACTAGATAATATTTTACAGATCAGAAAGGTGAAACAACATGCAAGAAAGAGACAAAGCTAAACGAATTGTAGATGAATTATTGACTTACTTTTTTTCAAATGGTATTGAAAAGATTCGGATTGACGTAGATTTTACTTCGGAAGGTTTTTACATCAACATACATGGCAAAACTGATAAAGAACCAAACAATGTCCTGCATTTATTAGAGTTATTAAATACACCTAGAGATTTAAGCATTGAAAGTTATTATGATGAATTACTCGGCATTACTCACCATGAAGAAGAAGACTATCATCTGCTAGGGTTAATGATTGATGAAGCAGAAATTAGTTTTGTTTCACCCGACTTTGAAATTAAAGTATTTAGAAAAAAATAACTACTCAAAAAAGAGGATGAGAGCCCTATGGTTTAAGGGGGATCTCATCCTCGCTTTTTATTCATAAACCGCACGAATTCCTCCTATTAATTTTGGACGCGTACGTAAGTAAGTGACATGCGCTCCTCCGATTTCTTTGATCGATGTACGCACAGGAACTTGAACATGCTGGATATGCATACCAATCGATGTATCACCAATATCTATGCCGCCTTGCGCCGTTATCTTTTCCACCACTACTGGATTTTGGAATAATTTAAAGGCAGCCACCGCAGCAGCTCCTCCAGCATGAAGTGCTGGTACGACTGAAACAATTTCAAACTGTTGGTACTTAGCAACTTCTTTTTCAATAACGAGTGAACGATTGATATGCTCGCATCCCTGTACAGCAAGATGAATCTTTTTTTGGACTAAAGTATCTTTGATTGTTGAAACGATCATTTCTCCTATTTCCAAATTAGAACATTTGCCAATGACTCCCCCAGCAACTTCACTACTGCTACAGCCGAGTACAAAAATATCCCCTGCTTCTAATTCAGCTTGTACAATATATTCATCAAGTGCTTGCAATAGTTGTTCTTGATAACTTTTCAAGTCCTCCATTGATTTCTCCTCCATTTATATCTCTTTTTGTTTATAGTAGCGGATATCAAACAATTCGTCAAAATACACAAAAAGAGCACTCAAAAATTGAGTGCTCTACTTCGTGCTATTTACCATCTACGATATTCAAACGAACTTTTTTGGGTCCATCCAAACGTACACTGTAAACAATCGTCCGAATTGCTTTAGCAACACGTCCTTGCTTTCCGATGATACGTCCAATATCTTCAGGCGATACAGTCAAATTATATTCTAGAAAAACATCAGATTCTTCTATTTCTAACTTGACTAGCTCAGGTTGACTGACTAATGGGCGAACGATAGTTAAGACTAACTCTTTCACATCTGTCATAATCGGTCACCTTATTTCTTTTCAAGTTTAGCTTCGTGGTGTT
This sequence is a window from Enterococcus sp. 7F3_DIV0205. Protein-coding genes within it:
- a CDS encoding pseudouridine synthase, whose protein sequence is MERLQKVIAHAGIASRRKAEEYIVNGRVKVNGKIIRELGTQVGKNDKVEVDDVPIYKEEYGYYLFYKPKGVISAVSDDKGRKVVTDFFSHIKERIYPVGRLDYDTSGLLLLTNDGEFSQKLTHPSHEIDKVYVAKVKGLAKKHDLLPLTKGIKIEGYKTAPAAFEIISVDLKTNTSIVELTIHEGRNHQVKKMLQAVGYPVQKLKREKYGDLTLKGLRPGEYRNLNKKEISVLMNQSK
- the scpB gene encoding SMC-Scp complex subunit ScpB translates to MTTVSQVEAILFVVGEEGIGLEELSYLLGLSTAKTYEALTALKERYESDKDAALNILEVGNHFILSTKKAFAPLLKKYAQSPISNSLSQAALETLSIVAYKQPISRVEVDEIRGVQSAGSMQKLVARQLIEEKGRVDGPGRAILYGTTAYFMDYFGLRSLEELPDIQQMEEEIAEELPLDLFFDRYKELNEEEATTEINESEEEN
- a CDS encoding segregation/condensation protein A, which gives rise to MQEINVKLDVFEGPLDLLLHLIQKLEIDIYDIPIAAVTEQYMNYIHTMKTLELEIAGEYLVMAATLMAIKSKMLLPKQELELTEDDEILDGEDPRDALVAQLLEYRKFKYAAGLLHEKESERSLYYTKEPMDVDEYKEDNPLLAPNQLNTIDLFLAFHAMLEKKKSRQPVETTVAGDDVSIEEKIATITQKMCQIDRDTPVNFESFFASYSKQEVVTTFMALLELMKKGIVHVEQEDNYSTILLYNTSEEIESSTEETM
- a CDS encoding GNAT family N-acetyltransferase produces the protein MLTYYRKEQRKIAMGLLSFHQKLTEYHSLLKEIDMYETDENLHLLFWIPDGEQNIQGIVGIEIETSDAMILHDISINPSFRGEKLGFDLLNEMVELYPEMKIYGTLATSAYLSKWKEHNA
- the xerD gene encoding site-specific tyrosine recombinase XerD, which translates into the protein MEEQIIDYLHYLQIERGLSLNTRKSYERDLHKYLVFLQDQKVEKWQLIDRYIIMEYLQTLHNENNSSATIIRMISSLRGFHQFLRQERFTDHDPMQHIDSPKKAQKLPSTLSVEEVTSLIETPDTTKPLGIRNRTILEVMYATGLRVTELVDLKIGDLHLSIGLLQTIGKGDKERIIPLGDYAIQWIEKYLEEARPTLIKKNQNETHLFVNHHGKPLSRQGVWKNLKQIVQEAGINKNITPHTLRHSFATHLLENGADLRIVQELLGHADISTTQIYTHITKQRMADVYKQHFPRA
- a CDS encoding alpha/beta hydrolase; its protein translation is MNRIVKILIVIVVLVVIVLTGAGMYFYNYAVVPSEKDFLAGDTPGTDVEVKTPEEKWFKDEKSRSYWELTSKDGLKLKAIYLPAEGKTDKNVIMAHGYMGSAETMASFAKMYHDWGYNVLVPDARGHGESEGDYIGFGWPERKDYLQWIDKMIAENGKDAQITLYGISMGGATVMMTSGENLPKNVKAIVEDCGYSTVNEELAYQLKDMFNLPAFPLVPVTSLITKIRAGYFFGEASSVAQLKKNKVPMLFIHGDADKFVPFEMLDEVYNATDVPKEKFVVSGAGHAKAYTVDPKAYKAKVESFLTKYVD
- a CDS encoding NUDIX hydrolase N-terminal domain-containing protein; this encodes MEKELSILLAKLQGIAQTGKKYGKDIFDRERYEELSKVTKKLMETLYPSLSDKELTILVDKDEGYATPKVDIRAVIFNQEGKLLLVKEKSDHCWSLPGGWADIGYSPKEIAEKETMEEAGIPVTAKRLIAVIDMSKHDFPPSLTYVYKFFIHCVAEDGELKTGIETNDVGYFSLPEIYLLKLSKQRNIIDNFEMIFADYQNEKNIMICD
- a CDS encoding DUF871 domain-containing protein — protein: MGKLGISIYPERSTFEKDKAYLDLAHKYGFKRVFTSLLQITEDKEKVLGEFKKVVDYANSLGMEVMVDINPALFEQLEISYDDLSFFDEMGAYGVRLDVGFTGAEEAKMTRNPYGIKIEINMSTGTSYVDNIMSYSPNTDNLLGSHNFYPHRYSGLGYDHFVFCSEKFRKYNLNTMAFVNSHDATFGPWPTQDGLCSLEDHRDLEIATQVKHLVLTGLIDDILVGNAYASEAELKAMADAFNAEYPSVKVDVAKDISDDEREVLFTSLHSYRGDRSEYILRSTMTRIHFKDRAFPAHNTKDMTKGDVLIDNVGYGQYKGETQIALKEMKNDGRVNVVGRISEDELFLLDFLKPWSSFKLIENK
- a CDS encoding peptidylprolyl isomerase, with amino-acid sequence MKTKKFIVATTLLTSLVLFAACGPKNEKKTADSSATSSSETKTSESVDLNSLELPQLSDTVSEDEDLVEMVTTEGSIEIKLFPKQAPKTVENFITHAKNGYYDNVIFHRVIENFMIQGGDPKGDGTGGESIWNGSFDDEISNQLYNIRGALSMANAGKDEKGNGTNGSQFFIVQNTDDMSDGLLKDDKPEKIIDAYKKGGTPHLDGKHTVFGQVTKGMDVVDKIAAAETGEQDKPKKDIRIEKINILQEAKK
- a CDS encoding EutP/PduV family microcompartment system protein, translating into MKKIMIAGPVGSGKTTFAKKLSAKKKIPYYELDNLIWNRQPSGDIPYSEEESTHQLQAILAKETWIIEGTTTKNWIKLAVNDADIILVLLPPYPIRLYRIFSRFIKQITNQETANYKPTFQLLKMMFIWNHHYEKKNIFELQKIAGSINKKLTILKTRHADFFP
- a CDS encoding TetR/AcrR family transcriptional regulator — encoded protein: MVRKKVYKKQHILVAARELLAEKGFSSITARNVAEYMGISTQPIYLEFKNMEELKLTLLKTTYDILETEFFSKKQTSNNVVNFGLNYLDFAKTNSKLYISLYIEQHSYGQELQQLSFDSFQHSIKEDKYYATFSNEKLKKLHMNLLIVTIGMASLSISGIVNQTRAQLMTAFEDIEQKIQ